In the genome of Cryptosporangium minutisporangium, one region contains:
- a CDS encoding DUF2945 domain-containing protein, which yields MAESFRKGDRVSWRSHGGEAVGTVEQKITEDTEAGGRTVRASADDPQYLVKSEKSGGTAVHKPSALHRESN from the coding sequence ATGGCAGAGTCGTTTCGCAAGGGTGACCGGGTGAGCTGGCGGAGCCACGGCGGCGAGGCCGTCGGCACCGTCGAACAGAAGATCACCGAGGACACCGAGGCCGGCGGCCGCACCGTCCGGGCGAGCGCCGACGATCCGCAGTACCTCGTGAAGAGCGAGAAGAGCGGTGGTACCGCCGTGCACAAGCCGTCCGCCCTGCACCGAGAGAGCAACTGA